A window of Terriglobales bacterium contains these coding sequences:
- a CDS encoding radical SAM protein: SQALRDPTAVSPPLGMTPDQMVEDALRQGGKVLVSTYNEPLITAEWAVAIFKKARAAGLKTGFVSNGNGTPEVLEYIRPWIDLYKVDLKSFDDPHYRQLGGRLEPILDSIKRLYQMGFWLEIVTLVIPGFNDTDDELKRLTEFVAGVSPFIPWHCTAFHQDYKMTGPDNTSAETLLRAAEIGRAAGLRYIYPGNLPGQVGEWENTRCHQCGTTLIERYGYMILGYHLTSDGACPKCRTQIPGRWAPEFQGQITAHPFLPRGRRIADLVSLLRT; this comes from the coding sequence GTCGCAGGCATTGCGCGACCCCACGGCAGTGTCGCCACCGCTCGGCATGACCCCAGACCAGATGGTCGAAGACGCTCTTCGCCAGGGCGGCAAGGTCCTGGTCAGCACTTACAACGAGCCGCTCATCACCGCCGAGTGGGCCGTCGCCATATTCAAGAAGGCGCGCGCCGCGGGCCTGAAAACAGGTTTCGTCTCCAATGGCAACGGCACACCCGAGGTCCTGGAATACATCCGGCCATGGATCGATCTCTACAAAGTGGACCTCAAGAGTTTTGACGACCCACACTACCGGCAGTTGGGTGGGCGCCTCGAACCCATCCTCGACTCGATCAAGCGCCTCTACCAGATGGGCTTCTGGCTGGAGATCGTGACTCTGGTCATCCCCGGCTTCAATGACACCGATGATGAATTGAAGCGCCTGACGGAGTTCGTCGCCGGCGTGTCCCCCTTCATCCCCTGGCACTGCACCGCGTTCCACCAGGACTACAAGATGACCGGGCCGGACAACACGTCGGCAGAGACGCTGCTCCGCGCCGCCGAGATCGGCCGCGCCGCCGGCCTGCGCTACATCTATCCCGGGAATCTGCCGGGCCAGGTGGGCGAGTGGGAGAACACCCGCTGCCACCAGTGCGGCACAACCCTCATCGAGCGCTACGGCTACATGATCCTCGGCTACCACCTGACGTCCGACGGCGCCTGTCCGAAATGCCGCACGCAGATTCCCGGCCGCTGGGCGCCGGAGTTTCAGGGACAGATCACCGCACATCCGTTCCTGCCACGCGGGCGGAGAATCGCCGACCTGGTTTCCCTGTTGCGAACGTAG
- a CDS encoding DinB family protein, producing the protein MKKNPDAALRDHLLYVLRGGGAHLSFDDTVARFPARLRGRKAKGAPHTAWQLLEHLRIAQWDILEFSRNRKHVSPKFPEGYWPNTAAPPSAAAWDRSVAAFRRDLKAMQALVRNPKTDLFARIPRGDGQTILREALLVADHNAYHLGQLVLLRRLLGAWENA; encoded by the coding sequence ATGAAGAAGAATCCCGACGCCGCCTTGCGCGATCACCTGCTCTACGTGCTGCGCGGGGGTGGCGCGCACCTGAGCTTCGACGACACCGTCGCCCGCTTTCCTGCCCGCCTGCGCGGCCGAAAGGCCAAGGGCGCGCCACACACGGCGTGGCAGTTGTTGGAGCACCTGCGCATCGCGCAGTGGGACATCCTGGAGTTCAGCCGCAACCGGAAGCACGTTTCGCCCAAGTTTCCTGAAGGATACTGGCCCAACACGGCCGCGCCGCCCAGTGCTGCCGCGTGGGACCGTTCTGTGGCCGCGTTTCGCAGGGACCTCAAAGCCATGCAGGCGCTGGTACGCAATCCCAAGACCGACCTTTTCGCGCGTATCCCCCGGGGAGATGGCCAGACCATCCTGCGGGAGGCCCTGCTGGTGGCCGATCACAATGCCTACCACCTGGGACAGCTCGTCCTGCTGCGGCGGCTGTTGGGAGCGTGGGAGAACGCCTGA
- a CDS encoding cold-shock protein yields the protein MEQGTVKWFNDAKGYGFISRQSGEDVFVHFSAIQANGFRSLQEGQAVQFSVVKGPKGWQAENVQPL from the coding sequence ATGGAACAAGGAACAGTGAAGTGGTTTAACGACGCGAAAGGCTATGGCTTCATCAGCCGGCAGAGTGGCGAGGATGTCTTCGTGCACTTTTCGGCCATCCAGGCGAACGGTTTCCGTAGCCTGCAGGAAGGCCAAGCCGTGCAGTTCAGCGTTGTGAAGGGACCGAAGGGCTGGCAGGCAGAGAACGTCCAACCTCTCTAA
- a CDS encoding MBL fold metallo-hydrolase: MRKTTARLAVIFLATLSALSAAQTEPLRPEWCRQLPRPQYKSLERMKAADGWFEVYRIRPGVFAIYEPKQFEEVISYLIVGSKRALLFDTGLGVGRISHVARKLTKLPVTVLNSHTHFDHTGGNAEFRDILGMDTAYTRRSAEGGLDPFARDLLAPERLCGQPPKGVRGPVPTRAFHITRFIHDGEQIDLGGRTLEVVATPGHTPDSLCLLDRKNRLLLTGDTFYLGPIYLFTEETDFAAYAKSVERLAALVPSLDGVLTAHNVPKAEPRQLTKLAEAVRMVRSGKAPAKTVEGRREYDFGDFSLLLGSDPARSK; this comes from the coding sequence ATGAGGAAGACGACGGCCCGCCTCGCGGTGATTTTCCTGGCCACGTTGTCGGCGCTTTCCGCCGCCCAAACCGAACCCTTGCGTCCGGAGTGGTGCCGCCAGCTCCCGCGCCCGCAGTACAAGTCCCTGGAGCGCATGAAGGCCGCCGACGGCTGGTTCGAGGTCTATCGCATCCGCCCGGGCGTTTTCGCCATTTACGAGCCCAAGCAGTTCGAGGAAGTCATCTCGTATCTCATCGTGGGTTCCAAGCGCGCCCTGCTGTTCGACACCGGGCTGGGCGTGGGCCGCATCTCCCACGTCGCGCGCAAGCTGACCAAGCTGCCGGTCACGGTGCTCAACTCGCACACCCACTTCGACCACACGGGCGGGAACGCCGAATTCCGCGACATCCTGGGGATGGACACCGCCTACACGCGGCGCAGCGCGGAAGGAGGGCTGGACCCGTTCGCGCGCGACCTGCTTGCGCCGGAGCGCCTGTGTGGCCAGCCGCCCAAGGGTGTGCGAGGCCCGGTGCCGACCCGCGCCTTCCACATTACGCGGTTCATTCATGACGGCGAGCAAATCGACCTGGGTGGCCGGACGCTCGAGGTGGTAGCCACGCCCGGCCATACGCCGGACTCGCTCTGCCTGCTCGACCGCAAGAACCGGCTGCTGCTTACCGGCGACACGTTCTATCTGGGGCCCATCTACCTGTTCACGGAGGAGACGGACTTCGCGGCGTACGCGAAGTCGGTGGAGCGCCTGGCGGCGCTGGTGCCGTCCCTCGATGGGGTGCTGACCGCGCACAATGTCCCCAAGGCGGAGCCCAGGCAGCTTACGAAGCTGGCCGAGGCGGTGCGCATGGTCCGTTCCGGCAAGGCGCCGGCGAAGACGGTGGAGGGAAGACGCGAATACGACTTCGGCGACTTTTCGCTCTTGCTGGGATCCGATCCGGCCCGCAGCAAATAG
- a CDS encoding DUF885 domain-containing protein yields MRSVFVLILALCLLPLTVVAAPHDAKADLEARRKSLNSMIQEQWEYTLRTNPEFASILGDKRYNDKVTDFSLKAIEDDLAESKKFLDRFETVDTTGFPVQEALNKQLMVRDLRHRLADAKWKEWEMPVTQISGIHLEAAQLVQLLPFDTVKDYEDYVARLRQFPKSMDQTMEHMRAGMRDHLMPPKFLLEKVVAQAENLANQKPEDSPFAQPLARFPKDFSQADQTRLRAEFLDVIGNTVQPAYVRFAKFVKEEYAPRGRTDPGMWSLPDGAARYANRAKRSTTTDLTPEEIHQIGLREVARIEQEQLAIAKKLGYSDLKSFREHVKNDRDLYAKSRQQILDLYQKYTDQMQAKLPQLFGRLPKAGLKIMPVEEFREKEAAGAQYQQGTPDGSRPGLVQVNTGEPEKRTTISIESTAYHEGLPGHHLQIAIGQELTELPAFRQQAFYGAFAEGWALYSERLGKDVGFYQDPYNDFGRLEDEMLRAIRLVVDTGFHYKKWTRDQVVQFFHDHSAIDEVNVQSETDRYIVWPGQALSYKIGQLTILKLREEAKKELGPKFDIRKFHDAVLGSSALPMDVLESAIHHWIAQEKSAAGVKSAGAPK; encoded by the coding sequence ATGCGTTCTGTCTTTGTCCTGATCCTGGCGCTTTGCCTGCTGCCGCTCACGGTGGTAGCCGCCCCACACGATGCCAAGGCCGATCTCGAGGCACGGCGCAAGTCGCTCAACAGCATGATTCAGGAGCAGTGGGAGTACACGCTGCGCACCAATCCGGAGTTCGCTTCCATCCTGGGCGACAAGCGCTACAACGACAAGGTTACCGATTTCTCGCTCAAGGCCATCGAAGACGACCTGGCCGAGTCGAAGAAATTTCTCGACCGCTTCGAAACCGTCGACACCACCGGTTTCCCGGTGCAGGAGGCCCTGAACAAGCAACTCATGGTGCGCGACCTTCGCCACCGGCTGGCGGACGCCAAGTGGAAAGAGTGGGAGATGCCGGTCACGCAAATCTCGGGCATCCACCTGGAAGCGGCGCAACTGGTGCAATTGCTGCCGTTCGACACCGTGAAGGATTACGAAGACTATGTCGCCCGCTTGCGGCAGTTTCCCAAGTCCATGGACCAGACGATGGAGCACATGCGCGCCGGCATGCGCGACCACCTGATGCCGCCGAAATTCCTGCTGGAGAAAGTGGTGGCGCAGGCGGAGAACCTGGCCAATCAGAAGCCGGAAGACAGTCCCTTCGCGCAGCCCCTGGCCAGGTTTCCCAAGGACTTCTCCCAGGCCGACCAGACTCGCCTGCGGGCTGAATTTTTGGACGTGATCGGGAACACGGTGCAGCCGGCCTACGTCCGTTTCGCGAAGTTCGTGAAAGAGGAATACGCGCCGCGCGGGCGCACCGATCCCGGCATGTGGTCGCTGCCGGACGGGGCCGCGCGCTACGCCAACCGGGCGAAGCGCAGCACCACCACCGATCTGACGCCGGAGGAGATCCACCAGATCGGCTTGCGCGAGGTGGCCCGCATCGAGCAGGAGCAGCTCGCCATCGCCAAAAAGCTCGGTTACTCGGATCTGAAGAGTTTTCGCGAGCACGTAAAGAATGACCGCGACCTGTATGCCAAGTCGCGCCAGCAGATTCTCGACCTATACCAGAAATACACCGACCAGATGCAGGCCAAGCTGCCGCAGCTCTTCGGACGGCTGCCCAAGGCGGGGTTGAAGATCATGCCGGTGGAAGAGTTTCGCGAAAAGGAAGCGGCAGGCGCGCAGTATCAGCAAGGCACGCCCGATGGCTCGCGTCCTGGGCTGGTGCAGGTGAACACCGGCGAGCCGGAGAAGCGCACTACCATCAGCATCGAATCCACGGCCTACCACGAGGGCCTGCCGGGCCATCACCTGCAGATTGCCATCGGGCAGGAGCTGACGGAACTGCCGGCCTTCCGCCAGCAGGCCTTCTACGGCGCGTTCGCCGAAGGCTGGGCGCTGTACTCGGAGCGTCTGGGCAAGGACGTGGGCTTCTACCAGGATCCCTACAACGACTTCGGCCGCCTGGAAGACGAGATGCTGCGCGCCATCCGCCTGGTGGTGGACACCGGCTTCCACTACAAGAAGTGGACGCGCGACCAGGTGGTGCAGTTCTTCCACGACCACTCCGCCATCGACGAAGTGAACGTGCAGAGCGAGACCGACCGCTACATCGTGTGGCCGGGCCAGGCGCTCAGCTACAAGATAGGGCAACTGACCATCCTGAAGCTGCGCGAAGAGGCCAAGAAAGAACTGGGCCCGAAGTTCGATATCCGCAAGTTCCACGACGCGGTTCTGGGCTCGAGCGCGCTCCCCATGGATGTGCTGGAGTCGGCGATCCACCACTGGATCGCGCAGGAGAAGTCGGCTGCCGGGGTGAAGTCCGCGGGCGCGCCCAAGTAG
- a CDS encoding protein kinase has translation MPVAAGTRFGVYEVLAPLGAGGMGEVYRARDHSLDREVAVKVLPAHLSRDPDRLRRFEQEARAAAALNHPHILTVFQLGTDPSGSPYVVSELLEGQTLRERLNSGPLPARKAIDYAMQMASGLAAAHNKGIVHRDLKPDNLFITKEDRVKILDFGLAKLVEWEGAGSDTSAPTLESGTRPGSVMGTVGYMSPEQVRGQPADHRSDIFSFGTVLYEMLSGKRAFRHDSAVETMSAILKEDPPELVETNRSISPALEKVVRHCLEKDPNLRFQSARDVGFYLRELSGLTDISTAVAPRPEVRIRWRRWALLSATLAAVALAVWAGLQLGKAAPPAFQQLTFRRGTIHQARFSADGQTVVYSARWDGESAQVYSTRPESPESSPLALPRGNLLAISSKGDLAVTLGCRWIGLLGCVGTLATVPLSGGAPRESLQDVEWADWSPDGQQLTIVRYADGHERLEYPVGKVLVETTGLISHPRVSPKNDGVAFLEHPPRSDAGAVNFVDLSGKKTSLSGGWSTIQGLAWSPDGRELWFTGTRSGSVRALYAVTRGGQERLILREAANLTLHDVARDGRVLLSHDLTRLGVLGLRSGETHERDLSWFDWSIVEDISEDGSWFVFAESGEAVRGEPVMYKRDMDGSPAVRLGPGRADRISPDGKWLLARTLAVPSQLVRIPRGPGETQPVTSDEIDHLRAGWSPDGKQVVFSGIEPGGRRRSYIQAVEGGKPRPITPEGYSGRILSPDGMHLLAYSSSKRSDDIKVLLFPVDGGEPKPVLGILENEEEAGWSADGRLIVFQANQVPSKVFLVDTATGRRELWKELKPGDPSGVLGLYGFRSSRSGSAYVYGYMRILSDLYLVDGLK, from the coding sequence ATGCCGGTCGCAGCGGGTACCAGGTTCGGCGTATACGAGGTGTTGGCTCCGTTGGGGGCGGGCGGCATGGGCGAGGTTTATCGGGCGCGCGACCACAGCCTGGACCGCGAGGTCGCCGTCAAGGTGCTTCCCGCCCATCTAAGCCGTGATCCCGATCGTCTGCGGCGATTCGAGCAGGAGGCCCGCGCGGCCGCCGCTCTCAATCATCCCCATATCCTGACCGTGTTCCAGTTGGGGACGGACCCCAGCGGCTCGCCCTACGTGGTTTCGGAACTTCTCGAAGGTCAGACGCTTCGCGAAAGGCTGAATTCCGGTCCCTTGCCCGCACGCAAGGCGATCGACTACGCCATGCAGATGGCGAGCGGCTTGGCAGCGGCTCATAACAAGGGCATCGTCCATCGCGATCTCAAGCCGGATAACCTATTCATTACAAAAGAGGATCGGGTCAAGATCCTGGATTTCGGCTTGGCCAAGCTGGTGGAGTGGGAAGGCGCGGGCTCGGACACCAGCGCCCCTACCCTGGAAAGCGGCACCCGGCCTGGCAGTGTCATGGGAACAGTCGGCTACATGTCCCCCGAACAGGTCCGCGGCCAGCCAGCCGACCACCGCTCGGACATCTTCAGCTTCGGTACCGTCCTGTACGAGATGCTTTCTGGCAAACGCGCCTTCCGTCACGACAGCGCCGTAGAGACTATGAGCGCCATCCTGAAAGAGGACCCGCCCGAACTCGTCGAGACGAACCGTAGCATCTCGCCGGCTCTGGAGAAGGTCGTCCGCCACTGCCTGGAAAAGGATCCCAATCTGCGGTTCCAGTCGGCACGGGACGTTGGATTCTACCTGCGGGAGCTCTCGGGACTGACCGACATCAGCACAGCGGTTGCGCCTCGTCCTGAAGTGCGAATCCGCTGGCGCCGCTGGGCGCTCTTGAGTGCAACGCTCGCGGCAGTCGCGCTTGCAGTCTGGGCGGGCCTGCAACTCGGCAAGGCGGCGCCCCCTGCGTTTCAGCAGCTCACATTCCGTCGCGGGACGATTCACCAAGCGCGCTTTTCGGCCGATGGGCAGACTGTGGTCTATAGCGCCCGCTGGGACGGGGAATCGGCTCAGGTCTACTCCACCCGGCCGGAGAGTCCGGAATCCAGTCCATTGGCGCTGCCTCGGGGGAACCTTCTGGCGATTTCCTCCAAGGGAGACCTGGCAGTCACGCTGGGCTGCCGGTGGATCGGTCTGCTGGGGTGTGTAGGTACTCTGGCGACCGTGCCTCTGTCGGGGGGAGCACCGCGTGAGAGTCTGCAAGACGTGGAGTGGGCGGATTGGTCCCCGGATGGGCAGCAGTTGACCATCGTGCGCTACGCAGACGGTCACGAACGCCTTGAATATCCCGTAGGGAAAGTGCTGGTCGAGACAACCGGACTCATCAGCCATCCCCGCGTCTCTCCCAAGAATGACGGCGTCGCCTTTTTGGAGCATCCACCGCGATCAGACGCAGGAGCGGTGAATTTCGTGGATCTTTCCGGGAAAAAGACATCTCTGTCCGGGGGCTGGAGCACGATTCAAGGATTGGCGTGGTCGCCGGATGGCAGAGAGCTGTGGTTCACGGGCACGCGCAGCGGCAGCGTGCGTGCGCTGTACGCGGTCACGCGTGGCGGCCAGGAGCGCCTGATCCTGCGCGAGGCCGCTAACCTGACGTTGCACGACGTGGCGCGGGACGGCCGGGTGCTGCTCTCGCACGACCTGACGCGCCTAGGGGTCCTCGGCCTCCGGAGCGGCGAAACGCATGAGCGCGACCTCTCCTGGTTCGACTGGTCCATTGTCGAGGACATCAGCGAGGATGGAAGCTGGTTCGTTTTTGCCGAGAGCGGCGAAGCGGTCCGGGGCGAGCCGGTCATGTACAAGCGCGACATGGATGGCTCCCCGGCGGTGCGGCTAGGACCCGGCCGTGCGGACCGGATCTCGCCCGACGGAAAGTGGCTGTTGGCGCGAACCCTGGCTGTACCCTCCCAGCTTGTGCGGATTCCGCGAGGTCCCGGCGAGACGCAGCCCGTGACATCGGACGAGATCGACCATCTGCGGGCCGGATGGTCTCCTGACGGCAAGCAGGTTGTTTTCTCCGGCATTGAACCCGGGGGGCGGCGGCGGAGCTACATCCAGGCGGTCGAGGGCGGCAAGCCGCGCCCCATCACCCCTGAGGGCTATTCCGGCAGGATTCTTTCTCCTGACGGCATGCATCTCCTCGCCTATTCGAGCAGCAAGCGAAGTGACGACATCAAGGTGTTGCTATTTCCCGTCGATGGCGGCGAACCAAAACCGGTGCTCGGCATTCTGGAAAACGAGGAAGAAGCTGGTTGGAGCGCAGACGGAAGGCTGATTGTTTTCCAGGCCAACCAGGTTCCCTCGAAGGTATTCCTGGTGGACACTGCGACCGGCCGACGAGAATTGTGGAAGGAACTCAAACCCGGAGATCCTTCCGGCGTCCTCGGCCTCTATGGCTTCCGCTCGAGCCGGTCCGGAAGCGCCTATGTCTACGGCTACATGCGGATCCTTTCGGATCTCTATCTCGTCGACGGACTGAAATAA
- a CDS encoding NHLP bacteriocin export ABC transporter permease/ATPase subunit, whose protein sequence is MNFGDRLAADSIPVEGNEPILLDHADTLWLVESGLVAVYAANEHGKGERRLLFTVAGGQLLVPAATGNRETDMRLVAVALEPVRLLPGSRRELAHALAGGDHQALSLLERWIRNLGSAIEAEGDSPVTVNVDGAQSVALRPGERIGPQPAQVVWIKVERGAVCFLGVPELLLTSAHGIYPLGGGTWLQATEETSLVLQPSGAIQDENACLSGLDLLGTYFMRSLEMGDKGRKIAEEERFLRRQWLDAQATRSAVARLAALVSPVREEPTVSDGTPLVAAVRAVAGALGMEVRVPEGSGKGDRDDLQRVLRASGIRSRRTTLPPDWWTKDAGPLLGYLSPEQRPVALLRDRRGRGYEIRDFAEMRRIPVDRETAQTLVPVAHTLYPSLPARADLRAAVRFALRGQAHEAWVVMLSGLAATLVGMAVPLLTAVLIDMAIPDADRRVMLQVAFGLVAATLGATIFRAAQTLNSLRLEVAGASTLQAAVWDRLMRVPTSFFRQFTTGDLHARANAVSEIQRNLSGSTLNALFTGFASLLNLGLMFYFNSTLAVLGLAITLVALFLTSTCAYRASALIPRLQKEEGELTGLVVQLINAVPKLRVAGAEQRAFARWAREYGEKQKLVDRLRGLQDTVAISNGVLPAVSLAVVFPLAADAVRRAQEGLADGMALGSFLAFSAAFGMVLAGVVTVGETSQSLVTVTSLWRRARSILDAETEQSSSDADPGVLTGRFSIDHVTFRYRADGPLTLDDVSIEAGAGECIALVGPSGSGKSSILNLLLGFEAPLIGTVYLDGQDLSGLNCEAVRRQMGVVLQENRLIAGPIFYNIAGSSVCTMEEAWEAARHAAFAEDIEQMPMGMFTMVSEGGSNLSGGQRQRLLLARALVSKPRILILDEATSALDNRTQAIVSENLKRLRITRLLVAHRLSTVRHADSIYVIQGGRVLQKGTFNELASQPGLFAQLMARQMA, encoded by the coding sequence TTGAACTTCGGCGACAGACTGGCCGCGGATTCGATCCCGGTGGAGGGTAACGAGCCCATCCTTCTCGACCATGCCGACACTCTATGGCTGGTCGAGTCTGGCCTCGTAGCTGTGTACGCGGCGAACGAGCATGGCAAAGGCGAGCGTCGCCTCTTGTTCACCGTGGCTGGCGGGCAACTACTGGTACCGGCCGCGACCGGCAACCGCGAGACCGACATGCGTTTGGTCGCGGTTGCCCTTGAGCCGGTTCGCTTGCTGCCTGGCTCGCGCCGCGAACTGGCCCACGCGCTTGCCGGAGGAGACCACCAGGCGCTCTCGCTACTCGAGCGCTGGATCCGCAACCTGGGTAGCGCCATCGAAGCTGAAGGCGATTCGCCTGTCACCGTCAACGTCGACGGCGCTCAATCGGTCGCCCTGCGGCCGGGGGAGCGCATAGGGCCGCAACCGGCCCAGGTCGTCTGGATCAAGGTTGAACGCGGAGCTGTCTGCTTCCTTGGCGTACCAGAACTGCTTCTGACCTCGGCGCATGGGATTTACCCGCTGGGCGGAGGCACATGGCTCCAAGCCACCGAGGAAACCTCCCTTGTGCTTCAGCCGTCGGGTGCCATTCAGGATGAGAATGCGTGCCTTAGCGGCTTGGATCTCCTAGGGACCTACTTCATGCGCTCCCTGGAAATGGGCGATAAGGGGCGCAAGATAGCGGAGGAAGAGAGATTCCTGCGTCGCCAGTGGCTCGATGCGCAGGCGACACGAAGCGCTGTCGCCCGGCTCGCGGCGCTGGTCTCCCCGGTTCGCGAGGAACCGACCGTCTCCGACGGCACGCCCCTGGTAGCTGCGGTGCGCGCCGTGGCCGGTGCCTTGGGGATGGAAGTTCGGGTCCCCGAGGGTTCGGGCAAGGGAGACCGGGACGATCTGCAGCGGGTCTTGCGCGCTTCGGGTATCCGCAGCCGACGGACGACGTTACCCCCAGACTGGTGGACGAAGGACGCGGGTCCGTTGCTGGGATATCTCAGTCCCGAGCAGCGCCCCGTCGCCCTGTTGCGGGATCGGCGCGGGCGAGGGTACGAAATCCGCGACTTCGCCGAGATGCGCCGCATTCCTGTGGATCGCGAGACCGCACAGACGCTCGTGCCGGTCGCCCACACTTTGTATCCCAGCCTTCCCGCCCGCGCCGATTTGCGGGCTGCGGTTCGCTTCGCCCTTCGCGGCCAGGCCCACGAGGCGTGGGTGGTGATGCTTTCGGGCCTTGCCGCCACGCTGGTGGGCATGGCGGTGCCGCTGCTCACAGCGGTCCTCATCGATATGGCCATTCCGGATGCCGACCGTCGGGTGATGCTCCAGGTGGCCTTCGGGCTCGTCGCTGCCACTCTCGGTGCCACGATCTTCCGCGCGGCCCAGACATTGAACAGCTTGCGGCTCGAAGTGGCCGGCGCCTCTACGCTGCAGGCGGCCGTATGGGATCGACTGATGCGCGTCCCGACATCGTTCTTCCGCCAGTTCACCACCGGCGATCTGCACGCGCGCGCCAACGCCGTATCGGAAATCCAGCGGAACCTGAGCGGCAGCACCCTGAACGCGTTGTTCACGGGGTTTGCCTCTCTGTTGAACCTGGGACTGATGTTCTACTTCAACTCCACGCTGGCTGTTCTGGGATTGGCAATCACGCTGGTGGCACTGTTCCTGACCAGCACCTGCGCCTATCGGGCCTCGGCCCTCATTCCGCGGCTGCAGAAGGAGGAGGGCGAGCTGACCGGACTGGTGGTGCAGCTCATCAACGCGGTGCCGAAACTGCGCGTGGCTGGCGCCGAGCAGCGGGCGTTTGCCCGTTGGGCCAGGGAGTACGGCGAAAAACAGAAGCTGGTGGACCGGCTGCGCGGGCTTCAGGACACGGTTGCGATCTCGAATGGCGTGCTTCCGGCGGTATCGCTAGCGGTGGTGTTTCCCCTCGCGGCCGATGCCGTGCGGCGAGCGCAGGAAGGTCTGGCGGACGGCATGGCGTTGGGTTCCTTCCTGGCCTTCAGCGCCGCCTTCGGCATGGTGCTGGCCGGCGTCGTCACCGTGGGCGAAACGAGCCAGTCGCTGGTGACTGTGACCAGCCTGTGGCGCCGCGCCCGCTCCATTCTGGATGCTGAGACTGAACAGAGCTCCTCCGATGCCGACCCCGGCGTGCTCACCGGACGTTTTTCCATCGATCACGTCACGTTTCGTTACCGGGCCGACGGCCCGCTGACGCTCGATGATGTCTCGATCGAAGCCGGGGCTGGCGAGTGCATTGCGCTCGTAGGACCTTCCGGCAGCGGGAAATCCAGCATCTTGAACCTATTGCTCGGTTTTGAGGCGCCACTGATCGGCACTGTATATCTGGACGGGCAAGACTTGAGCGGCCTGAACTGCGAGGCTGTGCGCCGGCAGATGGGCGTGGTGCTGCAAGAGAATCGTCTCATCGCCGGCCCCATCTTTTACAACATCGCCGGCAGCAGTGTCTGCACGATGGAAGAAGCGTGGGAAGCGGCCCGCCATGCTGCCTTTGCCGAGGACATCGAGCAGATGCCCATGGGCATGTTCACCATGGTTTCCGAAGGGGGAAGCAACCTGTCTGGCGGGCAGCGGCAGCGCTTGCTCCTGGCGAGGGCGCTGGTCTCCAAACCGCGCATCCTCATCCTGGATGAAGCCACCAGCGCCCTCGATAACCGCACCCAAGCCATCGTGAGCGAAAATCTGAAGCGCCTGCGAATCACTCGCCTCCTGGTAGCGCACCGGCTGAGTACGGTGCGTCACGCCGACAGCATCTACGTGATCCAGGGGGGACGCGTCTTGCAAAAGGGAACCTTCAACGAACTGGCATCGCAGCCCGGCCTTTTTGCGCAGCTCATGGCGCGGCAGATGGCCTAG